In one window of Nakamurella sp. PAMC28650 DNA:
- a CDS encoding DUF5107 domain-containing protein: MPTDQSGFEVAAWAEPVLIDTYELEPPDHFPVFLDHRVYQGSSGRVYPLPFYERISSTKSPRSWSAVHLENKWIRLMVLPELGGRIHIGFDKVRGEDFFYRNNVIKPALVGLTGPWISGGVEFNWPQHHRPGTYLPTDTSIERAADGSVTLWCSDHEPFHRMKGMHGIRLHPDRAVVEVVVRLYNRTEDTQTFLWWANVAARVHDDYQSFFPADVNYVADHAKRATTSFPQVRGRYYGVDYPARVDAEHPDADRLDWYRNIPVPTSYMCVGSSGDFFGGYDHRSHVGFVHWADHHISPGKKQWTWGNAPFGWAWDAQLTDVDGPYVELMAGVYTDNQPDFSFLTPGETKSFSQYWYPIHDIGPARAATLDAAAALATSGVAGGKTSVRVGVSVTSARPATVISVLGPAGSLLHRRTADLEPGVPADFSVLLAGYFAASDLTVLAESDGLELVRLRLPPDEDPMAPERATEPPAPAAIESIEELFLAGLHLQQYRHATRSPEPYWREALRRDPSDSRTNVALAARLHRSGRYEEAERLLRTAISRITSLNPNPPCGEAHYRLGITLARLGRIEQAYDVLAKAAWNAAWRAPAHHALARLDCIRGRWGSAEDHLRQVLAAESGHLQAADLLVLVLRRLGRDEAAAAVLADTRTLDPLDFWALDLAGQALPCDAQTMLDVALDYAAAGFVAEALSMLDRAESRVSSSPAGAGNVEPLIGYHRAHILRTAGRLAEADAAAWAASTAVTDLCLPGRPADADALRSALTARPDDARAAGLLGHWLYAHDREADAISMWQRSADLDATDPVIWRNLGLAAVNVLGDLDAAGEHYRRAVALAPEDPRLWFEVDQLAAQRGTPVTERVAVLSARGEITARRDDLTAVLAELLILTDRPEEALALLNGRVFQPWEGGEGRVLAVWEAANARLARTAMAQDRPADAVRCLESALDPPRNLGEARHLLVNSADLHLALGDAQAAAGSASAVRSWRRAADADGDFQNMSTRAFSEMTYFSVIACRRLGQDAKAAALQDGLAGYVDLLDETPAVADYFATSLPTMLLFHEDLQFRQVTTVLFLRAQLCVLRGDPEGAIIRLNKVQSRDPAHRLGMELLEELVSGHSAVGGPVTSDAAR; encoded by the coding sequence GTGCCGACCGACCAGTCCGGATTCGAGGTCGCCGCCTGGGCCGAGCCGGTGCTGATCGACACCTACGAGCTCGAGCCCCCTGATCACTTCCCGGTCTTCCTGGACCACCGGGTCTACCAGGGCTCTTCCGGCCGTGTGTATCCCCTTCCGTTCTACGAGCGCATCAGCTCGACGAAGTCCCCAAGGAGTTGGTCGGCGGTTCACCTGGAGAACAAGTGGATCAGGCTGATGGTGCTGCCCGAATTGGGCGGCCGCATCCACATCGGGTTCGACAAGGTGCGGGGCGAGGACTTCTTCTACCGCAACAATGTCATCAAACCGGCCCTGGTCGGCCTGACCGGCCCGTGGATCTCCGGTGGCGTCGAATTCAACTGGCCGCAACATCATCGGCCCGGAACGTACCTGCCGACCGATACTTCGATCGAGCGCGCCGCCGACGGCAGCGTCACCCTCTGGTGCTCCGACCACGAACCGTTCCACCGGATGAAGGGGATGCACGGCATCCGACTGCACCCGGATCGTGCCGTGGTGGAGGTGGTGGTCCGGCTGTACAACCGGACCGAGGACACCCAGACGTTCCTGTGGTGGGCGAACGTCGCAGCCCGGGTGCACGACGACTACCAGTCGTTCTTCCCGGCCGATGTCAACTACGTGGCCGACCACGCGAAGCGGGCGACCACCAGCTTCCCGCAGGTACGCGGCCGCTACTACGGTGTCGACTACCCGGCGAGGGTGGACGCGGAGCATCCGGACGCCGACCGCCTCGACTGGTATCGCAACATCCCGGTGCCGACGTCCTACATGTGCGTCGGCAGCTCGGGTGATTTCTTCGGAGGGTACGACCATCGGTCGCACGTCGGGTTCGTGCACTGGGCCGATCACCACATCTCCCCCGGGAAGAAGCAATGGACCTGGGGCAATGCCCCTTTCGGCTGGGCCTGGGACGCCCAGCTGACGGATGTGGACGGCCCGTACGTCGAGCTCATGGCGGGTGTCTACACCGACAACCAACCCGATTTCTCCTTCCTGACACCAGGGGAGACCAAGTCGTTCAGCCAGTACTGGTACCCCATCCACGACATCGGTCCGGCCCGGGCCGCGACGCTGGATGCTGCTGCCGCACTGGCGACCTCCGGCGTCGCGGGCGGCAAGACCTCTGTCCGAGTGGGTGTTTCGGTGACGAGTGCCCGACCCGCTACGGTGATCAGCGTGCTGGGGCCGGCCGGCAGTCTGTTGCACCGGCGGACGGCCGACCTCGAACCTGGTGTGCCCGCTGACTTCTCGGTCCTCCTGGCCGGTTATTTCGCAGCCTCCGACCTGACGGTGCTGGCGGAGTCGGACGGGCTGGAACTGGTCCGGTTGCGACTCCCTCCTGACGAGGATCCGATGGCTCCGGAGCGGGCCACCGAACCGCCGGCCCCGGCGGCGATCGAGTCGATCGAGGAACTCTTCCTGGCGGGCCTGCATCTGCAGCAGTACCGTCATGCGACCCGGTCACCCGAGCCGTACTGGCGGGAGGCGTTGCGCCGCGACCCGTCCGACAGTCGGACCAATGTGGCCCTGGCCGCCCGACTGCACCGCAGTGGCCGGTACGAGGAGGCCGAACGGCTGCTGCGCACAGCGATTTCCAGGATCACCTCCCTCAACCCGAATCCGCCGTGCGGCGAGGCCCACTACCGACTGGGCATCACCTTGGCTCGTCTCGGACGCATCGAGCAGGCGTACGACGTGCTCGCGAAGGCGGCGTGGAACGCCGCCTGGCGAGCACCCGCGCACCATGCGCTTGCGCGCCTGGACTGCATCCGGGGGCGGTGGGGCTCGGCAGAGGACCACCTGCGGCAGGTGCTGGCCGCTGAATCCGGCCATCTGCAAGCGGCTGATCTGCTGGTCCTCGTGCTGCGTCGGTTGGGCCGTGACGAAGCTGCCGCGGCGGTGCTGGCCGACACCAGAACGCTGGATCCACTGGACTTCTGGGCTCTCGACCTGGCCGGCCAGGCACTGCCGTGCGACGCCCAGACCATGCTGGACGTCGCGCTGGACTACGCCGCGGCCGGCTTCGTCGCCGAAGCGCTCTCGATGCTCGACAGAGCCGAGAGCAGGGTGTCGTCGTCGCCGGCCGGGGCAGGCAACGTCGAACCGTTGATCGGTTATCACCGCGCGCACATCCTGCGGACGGCCGGGCGACTCGCCGAGGCCGACGCGGCCGCGTGGGCGGCATCGACCGCCGTCACCGACCTCTGTCTGCCCGGCCGACCAGCCGACGCCGATGCACTGCGCTCGGCGCTGACGGCACGCCCCGATGACGCCCGCGCGGCCGGGCTACTCGGACATTGGTTGTACGCCCACGACCGCGAGGCCGATGCGATCTCGATGTGGCAGCGGTCCGCGGATCTCGATGCCACCGACCCGGTGATCTGGCGGAACCTGGGGCTGGCGGCGGTCAACGTGCTGGGCGACCTGGACGCGGCGGGGGAGCACTACCGCCGGGCTGTCGCGCTGGCACCGGAGGATCCGCGCCTGTGGTTCGAGGTCGACCAACTCGCCGCACAGCGGGGCACTCCGGTGACCGAACGGGTGGCCGTATTGTCCGCTCGAGGCGAGATCACCGCCCGACGTGATGATCTCACCGCGGTCCTTGCAGAATTGCTGATCCTGACCGACCGGCCGGAAGAGGCGCTGGCCCTCCTGAACGGTCGCGTCTTCCAGCCCTGGGAAGGCGGTGAGGGACGCGTTCTGGCGGTCTGGGAGGCGGCGAACGCCCGCCTGGCCAGGACCGCGATGGCGCAGGATCGTCCGGCTGACGCCGTGCGATGTCTGGAATCGGCGTTGGATCCGCCCCGGAACCTGGGCGAGGCCCGTCACCTCCTGGTCAATTCGGCGGACCTCCATCTGGCCCTCGGGGATGCGCAGGCCGCGGCCGGTTCCGCATCGGCTGTCCGATCGTGGCGTCGGGCAGCAGATGCCGATGGTGATTTCCAGAACATGAGTACCCGGGCCTTCAGCGAGATGACCTACTTCTCCGTGATCGCGTGTCGGCGTCTGGGTCAAGATGCGAAGGCGGCGGCACTGCAGGACGGGTTGGCCGGCTATGTCGATCTGCTGGACGAGACACCGGCCGTGGCCGACTATTTCGCCACCTCGCTGCCGACGATGTTGTTGTTCCACGAGGACCTGCAATTCAGGCAGGTCACGACGGTGCTGTTCCTGCGCGCCCAGCTGTGCGTCCTTCGCGGCGACCCAGAAGGCGCGATCATCCGGCTGAATAAGGTGCAGTCAAGAGACCCAGCGCATCGGCTCGGGATGGAACTGCTGGAGGAGCTGGTCTCGGGCCACTCAGCGGTAGGTGGCCCGGTCACCTCCGATGCCGCGCGATGA
- a CDS encoding DUF4380 domain-containing protein, translating into MTPAGAPSADLDTSGPDQVFWLSNGRLTLGIVPALGGRLLSLQFGGRELLYRNAELIDHRLHRRDASLRPPVDVTMASWRNYGGDKTWPAPQGWSGPAQWPGPPDPVLDSGPYVPTLTLADDSVTLAMTSAPDRRSGLQITRTVRLRAGSVEYELRQRFEAVDRPVRWAIWDVLQLRAESSGDPRDGWYATVVDSPDSAIELLSGNGFPAHSIADGVMVVPFQEIVGKLGVPGASGRVATWLDGVAVTQRFSVVEGAEYPDRGSRAEIWLECPLPHPLAHLGGLDPPARIIESEVLGPLITLMPGESTSSNVVVGVTTEFVPATWATRPQRRS; encoded by the coding sequence ATGACGCCGGCGGGGGCGCCGAGCGCCGATCTCGACACCAGCGGCCCGGACCAGGTGTTCTGGCTGTCCAATGGCCGACTGACGCTGGGGATCGTACCGGCGCTCGGCGGGCGCCTGCTGTCCCTGCAGTTCGGCGGGCGGGAGTTGCTCTACCGCAACGCAGAATTGATCGACCACCGACTGCACCGCCGGGACGCATCCCTGCGTCCACCGGTCGACGTCACGATGGCATCCTGGCGCAACTACGGCGGTGACAAGACCTGGCCCGCTCCGCAGGGTTGGTCAGGGCCGGCGCAGTGGCCCGGCCCGCCGGACCCGGTGCTGGACTCCGGGCCCTACGTCCCGACGTTGACCCTGGCCGACGACTCGGTCACGCTCGCTATGACCAGTGCGCCGGATCGCCGGAGCGGACTGCAGATCACCAGGACGGTGAGGCTGCGCGCGGGATCGGTCGAGTACGAGTTGCGGCAGCGGTTCGAGGCCGTCGACCGCCCCGTCAGGTGGGCGATCTGGGATGTACTACAACTGCGGGCCGAGTCTTCCGGCGATCCACGTGACGGCTGGTACGCGACCGTCGTCGACTCACCCGACTCTGCCATCGAATTGTTGTCCGGCAATGGATTTCCCGCTCATTCCATCGCTGACGGGGTGATGGTCGTTCCGTTCCAGGAAATCGTCGGCAAGCTCGGAGTCCCGGGCGCTTCGGGCCGTGTCGCCACCTGGCTCGACGGCGTCGCGGTGACGCAACGGTTCTCGGTCGTCGAGGGGGCCGAGTATCCGGATCGCGGATCGAGGGCCGAGATCTGGTTGGAGTGCCCGCTCCCGCATCCGTTGGCCCATCTCGGCGGGCTCGACCCGCCGGCACGCATCATCGAGAGCGAGGTGTTGGGGCCGCTGATCACACTGATGCCCGGGGAAAGCACGTCGTCGAATGTGGTCGTCGGCGTCACCACCGAGTTCGTCCCGGCGACATGGGCGACGCGCCCCCAGCGACGATCGTGA
- a CDS encoding Lsr2 family protein produces the protein MAQQTTVTYLDDIDGSKAAETVAFGLDGAHYEIDLSAKNAKNLRKAVAEFVEHARQIKTAGIAGARTTRGAGRKASSAEAKPEKRAGKSELVAIRAWAAENGIEIAARGRISESVKTQYAEAVAAQ, from the coding sequence ATGGCACAGCAGACCACGGTCACCTATCTCGACGACATCGACGGCAGCAAGGCGGCGGAGACCGTCGCCTTCGGCCTCGACGGAGCGCACTACGAGATCGATCTCAGTGCGAAGAATGCGAAGAACCTCCGCAAGGCCGTGGCGGAGTTCGTCGAACACGCACGCCAGATCAAGACCGCCGGGATTGCCGGAGCCCGCACCACGCGCGGCGCCGGCCGGAAAGCCTCTTCGGCCGAGGCCAAGCCCGAGAAGCGAGCCGGCAAGAGCGAATTGGTGGCCATCCGCGCCTGGGCTGCCGAGAACGGCATCGAGATCGCCGCCCGCGGACGTATCTCGGAAAGTGTGAAGACGCAGTACGCCGAGGCGGTTGCCGCACAGTAG